A region of the Acidobacteriota bacterium genome:
ACCCTGGAGGAGCCTCTTCGATCTGCTCCTGAGACAGAAGCTTGTCCGGCTGCTGGTGCGACGCGATCATCGCGCGATGTCGGCGTTCGCCTCAGACAGGCTGCCGCTGGCTCAAGCGCTGGAAAAGCCAGGCGCGGGCCATCGTCCATTCGCGTTTGACGGTGGCCGGCGAGATCTCGAGAGCGGTAGCGGTTTCGGCGATGGTCAGGCCGGCGAAGTAGCGCAGCTCGACGATGCGCGCCTGGTCGGGGTCGAGGCGCGCCAGCTCGTCGAGGGCCTGATCGAGGGCGAGGAGATCGGTCTGCGGATCGCAGTGGCCGTCGAGCACCTCGTCGAGGGGCACTTGCGGAGCGTCGCCACCGCGCTTGTCAGCCCGCCGCTGGCGGCCGT
Encoded here:
- a CDS encoding sigma-70 family RNA polymerase sigma factor codes for the protein MNIDTKTPLTIGDQITADLRDWSLGDPEAFERILPQVYEDLHRLARAYLAREGREHTLQATALINEAYLRLSGSPVDWHNRAQFIGVTARVMRRILVDHGRQRRADKRGGDAPQVPLDEVLDGHCDPQTDLLALDQALDELARLDPDQARIVELRYFAGLTIAETATALEISPATVKREWTMARAWLFQRLSQRQPV